Proteins from a single region of Oryza brachyantha chromosome 6, ObraRS2, whole genome shotgun sequence:
- the LOC102706575 gene encoding aluminum-activated malate transporter 10-like, translating to MVAAGGAADSGGAEWRVTVTTEVPEAAAAAVEHDMNVKGAGRAAWVLAWLAAPCRWAAGLGRTAWKVGADDPRRVVHGFKVALALTLCSAFYYVRPLYVFTGQTAMWAVLTVVVVFEYTVGGCLYKGLNRAVATVTGGALALGAHWLADKCGDDLEPFVLTASLFVLAAAASFSRFIPTLKARFDYGVTIFILTYSLVAVSGYRVDTLVTMAHQRLTTIAIGAFICFAVCTLIFPVWAGQELHVLVARNMDKLAAAVEACVDDYFSSGEHPTKLSEKVRRYMAVLNAKASEDSLANLARWEPGHGKFGFRHPYGQYQKVGAAMRCCAYCVDALAACVGAAGQAPPHVKNHLAAVCTALSQHCSAVLREASGSITTMTRSGRLALVVGDMNTAAQDLRDELRCLAEILDEEEAAPSETEHEHNTTTPPPPLVEALPLFTAVSLLLEICARAEGVAAAVDVLATTARFKKADDDGEPATAADTEGAMLMPIAADEARTMATATEQDKKETAAAATSGQQEARDQVRQLVKLLMRRRSTKKWGRGEPKVSPRPRPPLDVPPVHAPSPRSLSTELAAHPPVHAPSPRHRSMDFPSHGPVLPSPRNRSMDFTAHAPSPRNRSILGMA from the exons atggtggccgccggcggcgcagcgGATTCCGGTGGCGCGGAGTGGAGGGTGACGGTGACGACGGAggtgccggaggcggcggcggcggcagtggagCACGACATGAACGTGAAAGGCGCGGGGCGGGCGGCGTGGGTCTTGGCGTGGTTGGCCGCGCCGTGTAGATGGGCGGCCGGGCTCGGGAGGACGGCGTGGAAGGTCGGCGCCGACGACCCGAGGAGGGTGGTGCACGGGTTCAAGGTGGCGCTGGCGCTCACCCTGTGCTCGGCCTTCTACTACGTCCGCCCGCTGTACGTCTTCACCGGCCAGACCGCCATGTGGGCCGtcctcaccgtcgtcgtcgtcttcgagTACACCGTCG GTGGTTGCTTGTACAAGGGGCTGAAcagggcggtggcgacggtgaccggcggcgcgctcgCGCTCGGCGCGCACTGGCTGGCCGACAAGTGCGGCGACGACTTGGAGCCCTTCGTCCTCACCGCCTCACTGTTCGtcctggccgcggcggcgtcgttcTCCCGGTTCATCCCGACGCTGAAGGCGCGGTTCGATTACGGCGTCACCATCTTCATACTCACCTACAGCCTCGTCGCCGTGTCGGGGTACCGTGTCGACACGCTGGTGACCATGGCGCACCAGCGGCTCACCACCATCGCCATCGGGGCGTTCATCTGCTTCGCGGTCTGCACGCTCATCTTCCCGGTCTGGGCGGGGCAGGAGCTGCACGTCCTCGTCGCGCGCAACATGGacaagctcgccgccgcggtggaggCCTGCGTTGACGACTACTTCTCCTCCGGCGAGCACCCCACCAAGCTGTCGGAGAAGGTGCGCAGGTACATGGCCGTGCTGAATGCGAAGGCGTCGGAGGACTCGCTGGCGAACCTGGCGAGGTGGGAGCCCGGCCACGGCAAGTTCGGCTTCCGACACCCGTACGGCCAGTACCAGAAGGTCGGCGCCGCCATGCGCTGCTGCGCCTATtgcgtcgacgccctcgccgcctgcgtcggcgcggcgggccAGGCTCCGCCGCACGTCAAGAACCACCTCGCGGCCGTCTGCACCGCCCTGAGCCAGCACTGCTCCGCCGTGCTCCGCGAGGCATCGGGGTCCATCACGACCATGACGCGCTccggccgcctcgccctcgtcgtcgGGGACATGAACACCGCCGCCCAGGACCTGAGGGACGAACTGAGGTGCCTCGCCGAGATATTGGACGAAGAAGAAGCCGCGCCATCAGAGACAGAGCACGAGCACAacaccaccacgccgccgccgccgctcgtcgagGCGCTGCCTCTCTTCACCGCCGTGTCCCTCCTGCTGGAGATATGCGCGAGAGCGGAgggggtcgccgccgccgtcgatgtcCTGGCCACGACCGCGAGGTTCAAGaaagccgacgacgacggcgagccagCCACAGCAGCCGACACCGAAGGAGCCATGCTCATGCCCATCGCCGCAGACGAAGCGCGCACCATGGCCACAGCCACCGAGCAGGATAAgaaggagacggcggcggcggcgacgagcgggcaGCAAGAGGCGCGGGACCAGGTGCGGCAGCTGGTGAAGCTGCTGATGCGGAGGCGAAGCACCAAGAAGTGGGGGCGAGGCGAGCCCAAGGTGAGCCCGCGCCCGAGGCCGCCGCTGGACGTCCCGCCGGTCCACGCTCCCAGCCCAAGGAGCCTGTCCACGGAgctcgccgcccacccgccgGTCCACGCGCCCAGCCCGAGGCACCGGTCCATGGACTTCCCGAGCCATGGGCCCGTGCTGCCGAGCCCGAGGAACCGGTCCATGGACTTCACGGCCCACGCGCCGAGCCCGAGAAACCGGTCTATACTCGGAATGGCTTGA
- the LOC102705730 gene encoding probable CCR4-associated factor 1 homolog 11 yields the protein MSSSSSAFPATMPAPAMNGAGVRSVWDDNFKVVSDIVRSVARRARHVALTVQYPGCPFVVQNAGERKPYEKLTAEERYQEVRANVDALRPIQVGLAIRAGDGDGEPLVFEFNLKGFNVNNPADLRDPNSIEYLQARGVDFGRLPRDGIESCRLRWLLWDSGLIRARPSWATFAGGYHVAYAVVILTGSKLPDSLDGFTKRVASVFGRGVYDVKKISREHHPGHTGALTKLAERLGIVPAEQVHGVVAGAGAALTLRVFETLKETVEASCLQRQSLQLCGLYFR from the coding sequence atgtcatcgtcgtcgtccgcctTCCCTGCCACCATGCCAGCGCCGGCCATgaacggcgccggcgtccgcTCCGTGTGGGACGACAACTTCAAGGTTGTGTCCGACATCGTCCGCTCCGTCGCGCGCCGAGCCCGCCACGTCGCGCTCACGGTCCAGTATCCAGGCTGCCCTTTCGTCGTCCAGAACGCCGGCGAGCGGAAGCCGTACGAGAAGCTCACAGCTGAGGAGAGGTACCAGGAGGTAAGGGCTAACGTCGACGCTCTCAGGCCGATCCAGGTCGGGCTCGCCatccgcgccggcgacggcgacggcgagccgctCGTTTTCGAGTTCAATTTGAAGGGTTTCAACGTGAATAACCCCGCCGACCTGAGGGACCCCAACTCCATCGAGTATCTTCAAGCTCGCGGCGTCGACTTCGGTAGGCTACCGCGCGACGGCATCGAGAGCTGCAGGCTGCGATGGCTGCTCTGGGACTCCGGCCTGATCCGGGCACGGCCGTCCTGGGCGACGTTCGCCGGCGGGTACCACGTGGCATATGCCGTCGTGATTCTCACCGGGAGCAAGCTCCCGGACAGCCTCGACGGCTTCACCAAGAGGGTGGCCTCCGTCTTCGGCCGCGGCGTCTACGACGTGAAGAAGATATCCAGGGAGCACCACCCGGGGCACACTGGCGCGCTGACGAAACTCGCCGAGCGCCTCGGCATCGTTCCAGCGGAGCAGGTGCACGGcgtggtcgccggcgccggcgcagcaCTGACCCTTCGAGTTTTCGAGACGCTGAAGGAGACGGTCGAAGCTAGCTGCTTGCAGAGGCAATCCCTCCAGCTCTGTGGTCTCTACTTCAGGTGA
- the LOC102715123 gene encoding probable CCR4-associated factor 1 homolog 11, producing MSSSSSALPATIPAPTMNGTGVRSVWDHNFKAVSDIVRSVARRARHVALTVQYPGCPFVVQNAGERKPYEKLTAEERYQEVRANVDALRPIQVGLAIRAGDGEPLVFEFNLRGFDINNPADLRDPKSIQYLEARGVEFSRLPRDGIESCRLRWLLWDSGLIRARPSWATFAGGYHVAYAVSILTGRELPASLDSFTERVASVFGRGIYDVKKISREHHPGHTGALTKLAERLGIVPAEQVHGVVAGAGAALALRVFETLKETVEASCLQGQSLELCGLHFR from the coding sequence atgtcgtcgtcatcgtcagcCCTCCCTGCCACCATACCAGCGCCGACCATGAACGGCACTGGCGTCCGCTCGGTGTGGGACCACAACTTCAAGGCCGTGTCCGACATCGTCCGCTCCGTCGCGCGCCGAGCCCGCCACGTCGCACTCACCGTGCAGTATCCAGGCTGCCCTTTCGTCGTCCAGAACGCCGGCGAGCGGAAGCCGTACGAGAAGCTCACAGCTGAGGAGAGGTACCAGGAGGTGAGGGCTAACGTCGACGCTCTCAGGCCGATCCAGGTCGGGCTCGCCatccgcgccggcgacggcgagccgctCGTTTTCGAGTTCAATTTGAGGGGCTTTGACATCAATAACCCCGCCGACCTGAGGGACCCCAAGTCTATCCAGTATCTTGAAGCCCGCGGCGTCGAGTTCAGTAGGCTGCCGCGCGACGGCATCGAGAGCTGCAGGCTGCGGTGGCTGCTCTGGGACTCCGGCCTGATCCGGGCACGGCCGTCCTGGGCGACGTTCGCCGGCGGGTACCACGTGGCGTACGCCGTCAGTATTCTCACCGGGAGGGAGCTCCCGGCCAGCCTCGACAGCTTCACCGAGAGGGTGGCCTCTGTCTTCGGCCGCGGCATCTACGACGTGAAGAAGATATCCAGGGAGCACCACCCGGGGCACACCGGTGCGCTGACGAAACTCGCCGAGCGCCTCGGCATCGTGCCGGCGGAGCAGGTGCACGGcgtggtcgccggcgccggcgccgcgctggCCCTTCGAGTTTTCGAGACGCTGAAGGAGACGGTCGAAGCTAGCTGCTTACAGGGGCAATCCCTCGAGCTCTGTGGTCTCCACTTCAGGTGA